A window from Mya arenaria isolate MELC-2E11 chromosome 9, ASM2691426v1 encodes these proteins:
- the LOC128202921 gene encoding uncharacterized protein LOC128202921, with the protein MPKKKGKGKKGKKGKKKSGKKSSDSSPGPVDPMAPSYVPPPPKPGEQLVKLLTSHPVDEKEIHGVKVSTRILDNLTPQEIRDLRVVFELFDTNDDGFLSPPELRRAMKALGFKVKIEEAKQLANDGSLKGLGMLDFNEFLETVIDRQDPDSIDAYDEISKGFSMFDKDAKGSISLDDLQQACLDAKVKFKKQELQEMIEEADTNGDGLVDRDEFISIMLETNLF; encoded by the exons atgcCGAAAAAGAAGGGAAAGGGGAAGAAAGGGAAGAAGGGAAAGAAAAAGTCTGGTAAAAAGTCATCAGACAGCTCCCCTGGCCCAGTCGATCCGATGGCTCCGTCCTATGTTCCTCCTCCACCAAAACCAGGTGAACAG TTGGTTAAGCTGCTGACTTCCCATCCAGTTGATGAGAAGGAAATCCATGGTGTGAAAGTGTCGACCAGGATTCTAGACAATCTTACGCCACAAGAGATTAGGGATTTGAGAGTGGTTTTTGAACTCTTCGATACAAATGATGATGG GTTCCTGAGTCCTCCTGAACTAAGACGTGCAATGAAAGCTCTCGGATTTAAAGTCAAAATTGAAGAGGCAAAACAACTGGCTAATGATGGCAGTCTTAAAGGCCTAgg AATGCTGGATTTCAATGAGTTCCTTGAGACTGTTATTGACAGACAAGATCCAGATTCTATAGATGCCTATGATGAAATCAGTAAAGGATTCTCTATGTTTGACAAAG ATGCTAAAGGTTCCATATCCCTAGATGACCTTCAACAGGCATGTCTTGATGCAAAGGTCAAGTTCAAGAAGCAGGAACTACAAGAGATGATTGAAGAAGCTGACACAAATGGAGATGGACTTGTTGACAGGGATGAGTTCATCTCCATAATGTTGGAAACAAATCTGTTTTGA
- the LOC128245738 gene encoding pleckstrin homology domain-containing family B member 2-like, whose protein sequence is MALSIDNYDVVVLKAGWIYRQKPLFKRWKKVWMTVSLGGNLKCFSKKRSSRATKTYDVKMDLISIKSGKQCRTLLPPPDIDTFCLMELHFTGARKISLCAHDRDSAELWLRAIGKANSDKALPTPKYSRKNRTKEDALKEESMEQNERQRKIWYRLLCCGGENQVKNFTTPRHPNSSWT, encoded by the exons ATGGCGTTATCAattgataatt ATGACGTTGTCGTTTTGAAGGCGGGTTGGATTTACCGCCAAA AGCCATTGTTCAAAAGATGGAAAAAGGTGTGGATGACGGTGAGTCTTGGGGGAAACCTGAAATGTTTCTCCAAGAAGCGCAGCAGTCGTGCGACGAAGACGTACGACGTCAAAATGGACCTCATCTCTATCAAAAGTGGCAAGCAG TGCCGGACGCTGCTACCTCCACCGGACATTGACACATTCTGCTTGATGGAACTGCACTTTACGGGCGCTCGGAAAATATCCCTGTGTGCGCATGACAGGGATAGCGCAGA ACTTTGGCTGCGGGCTATCGGTAAAGCCAACTCGGACAAGGCCCTGCCCACACCCAAATACTCTCGGAAGAACCGGACGAAAGAGGATGCGCTGAAAGAGGAGAGCATGGAACAAAATGAACGACAGAGAAAAAT ctGGTATCGATTGCTGTGCTGCGGAGGCGAAAATCAAGTGAAGAACTTTACCACGCCCCGACACCCCAACTCTTCATGGACTTGA